The following coding sequences are from one Anguilla anguilla isolate fAngAng1 chromosome 12, fAngAng1.pri, whole genome shotgun sequence window:
- the aipl1 gene encoding aryl-hydrocarbon-interacting protein-like 1, translating to MEQTLMLGVEGVRKTILHGGSSEMPRFISGTKVTFHFRTQLCDDERTVLDDSKKVGVPMEVVIGNMFKLEVWETLLTSMRVGEVAEFWCDVTHTGLYPMVAKSLRRIAEGKDPVDWHVHTCGMANMFAHHSLGYEDLDQLQKEPRPLYFVLELLKVEQPSEYDRESWAMSDEERLKAVPLLHGQGNKLFKQGRYQDASNKYKEAIICIKNNQTKEKAWDAPWMKLEKMAHTLTLNYCQCLLRTEEYYEVIEHTTDIINQHPGVMKAYYLRAKAHVEVWNEAEAHADFQKVLDLDPGMRKAVRKEVQVLNMRMEEKREEDRIKYKGMF from the exons ATGGAGCAGACTCTCAtgctgggggtggagggggtgaggaAGACAATCCTTCATGGAGGCTCCTCTGAGATGCCCCGGTTCATCAGCGGAACTAAG GTGACGTTCCACTTCCGGACGCAGCTGTGCGACGACGAGCGCACGGTACTGGACGACAGCAAGAAGGTGGGCGTGCCCATGGAGGTGGTGATCGGGAACATGTTCAAGCTGGAGGTGTGGGAGACGCTGCTCACCTCCATGCGGGTCGGGGAGGTGGCCGAGTTCTGGTGCGACGTGACG CACACGGGCCTGTACCCCATGGTGGCGAAGAGCCTGCGGCGCATTGCGGAGGGCAAGGACCCGGTGGACTGGCACGTCCACACCTGCGGCATGGCCAACATGTTCGCCCACCACAGCCTGGGCTACGAGGACCTGGACCAGCTGCAGAAAGAGCCGCGGCCCCTCTACTTCGTCCTGGAGCTGCTGAAG GTGGAGCAGCCGAGCGAGTACGACCGGGAGTCGTGGGCCATGAGCGACGAGGAGAGGCTGAAGGCGGTGCCGCTGCTGCACGGCCAGGGGAACAAGCTCTTCAAGCAGGGCCGCTACCAGGACGCCTCCAACAAGTACAAGGAGGCCATCATCTGCATCAAGAACAATCAGACCAAG gaGAAGGCGTGGGATGCTCCCTGGATGAAGCTGGAGAAGATGGCGCACACTCTCACCCTGAACTACTGCCAGTGTCTGCTGCGCACGGAGGAGTACTATGAGGTCATCGAGCACACCACTGACATCATCAACCAGCACCCAG gggTTATGAAGGCGTATTACCTGCGGGCCAAGGCTCACGTAGAGGTGTGGAACGAGGCAGAGGCCCACGCAGACTTCCAGAAAGTTCTGGACCTGGACCCGGGGATGCGGAAGGCGGTGAGGAAGGAGGTGCAGGTGCTGAACATGCGcatggaggagaagagggaggaggacaggatCAAATACAAGGGCATGTTCTGA
- the trarg1a gene encoding trafficking regulator of GLUT4 1, translated as MAINTDTEFEKTGLGENGSAPPTEVQETEKLIGVTTTEPTAGNGTKLPGSFTVNMGSDKSPDADQNGHSLPLRSGSVGQLGATPRSPSRGSRTSSTGITAQDQPKPRDYLILAIMSCFCPVWPVNIVALVYSIMSRNSLQQGDVDGAKRLGRLARLLSIVSIILGLVIIIIYVTVTAMGGV; from the exons ATGGCTATCAACACAGATACAGAGTTTGAGAAAACCGGCTTGGGAGAGAATGGATCTGCGCCACCCACTGAGGTCCAGGAGACGGAGAAACTTATCGGTGTCACGACCACCGAACCTACCGCGGGGAACGGCACGAAGCTCCCCGGATCATTCACGGTCAACATGGGGAGCGACAAATCCCCGGACGCGGACCAAAATGGACACAGCTTGCCGCTCAGGTCAGGCTCCGTGGGTCAACTCGGAGCGACTCCTCGCTCCCCGTCCCGTGGGAGCCGCACTTCTTCAACGGGGATCACCGCACAGGACCAGCCCAAACCCCGGGACTATCTGATACTGGCCATAATGTCCTGCTTCTGCCCGGTCTGGCCCGTTAACATCGTCGCGCTCGTGTACTCTATCATG TCCAGGAACAGTCTGCAGCAGGGAGATGTGGACGGGGCCAAGCGCCTGGGACGCCTGGCTCGCCTGCTGAGCATCGTGTCCATCATCCTGGGCCTGGTGATCATCATCATCTACGTCACAGTCACag CGATGGGCGGGGTGTGA